Within the Miscanthus floridulus cultivar M001 chromosome 2, ASM1932011v1, whole genome shotgun sequence genome, the region ATTTTCTTCAGGAGCCGGTAAAGGGGGAGCCCCCATTCGCCGAGGTGCGAAATGAAGCGACTAAGCACTACGAGACACCCGGTAACCTTCTGAACCCCCTTTAGGTTCAAAACtgggcccatctttgtgatggctgagatttttaccaggttggcttcaatgccacgctcggagacgatgaatccgagcagcatgccccttgggaccccaaagacgcatttctcggggttgagcttgatgccattcTCCCAGAGCTTCCTGAAGGTCTGCTCCAGGTCAGCCACAAGCTGGTCGGtctgcttggacttgactacgatgtcatccacgtaagcctcaatggtccacccgatgaggtcttcAAAGCATTTGGTCATGGAATGTTGGTACGTAGCCTcgacgttcttgagtccgaatggCATCATAACATAGTAGaacgatccaaatggggtgatgaaagaggtcgtgagctggttagactctttcatcgcgatctgattgtacccggagtatgcatcaaggaagcatagggtttcacaccctgaggtcgagtcaactacctgatctatacatggcaaaggaaacaaatCCTTTGGGCACACCTTATTGATGCTCGTGTAGTCAACagacattctccatttctcactTTTCTTTTCTACCAAAACGAGATTggacaaccactctgggtggtatacttctttGATGAAACCGGCCGCCAAGAGCTTAGCGATTTCCTCACCGATGAGCCTCCGCTTCTCCTCATTGAAGCGGTGCAGGCGTTGTTTGACCGGCCTAGAACccagcctaatcttcaaggcatgctcaatgacttccctcagaattcctggcatatccaagggtttccacacaaagatgtctcgattggcgcggaggaagtcgatgagcgcgccttCCTACTTGGGGGGGGGGGAGGGTGGTGCCGATGCGCACTATCTTGTTGGCGGAGTTGTCGGGGTCAACAATTACCTCCTTGATGTTCTCGGCAGGCTCAAAGGATCCGGCCGCTCTCTTCACGTCGGGCGCTCCTTCAGTGATGTCCTTCCCGATGGCTGTGAGCTCCTCGAAAGCGAGGGTTGCCGAAGCGAGCTCACAGCTCTCGACCTTGCACTCGTAGGACCTCTAGAAAGAAGTCTCGACGCTGATGACCTCTTatgggcctagcatcttgagcttaaggtaggtgtagttggggatggccatgaacttcgtgtaacaCGGTCGCCCCAAAATGGCGTGGTAGACCGAGGGGAACCTGACTatctcaaaggtgagggtctctgtcctatagtcGGATGGATTCTCGAAGGTGACGAGCAAGTCGATCTGCCCAATTGGTATGGCCTGCTTTcccggcacgatgccatggaaaggtgccctgTTCGACCGGATGcatgatcggtcgatgcccatggcatcaagtgtctctatgtacatgatgttgaggccgctgcccccgtccatcagtatcttggtgagccgcttcatacCGATGATAGCGTCGACCACGAGCGGGTGCCTGCCTAGGTTTGTGACGCTATCCGGGTGGTCGAATTGGTCGAAGGTTATGGGAGACGCTGACCATTTGAGGAAAGCAGGCGTGGTAGGCTCGACTTCGTAGACCTCTCGGCGCACGAGCTTCTATCAGCGCTTGGAGCCATATGCCTTTGGCcccctaaagatcatgaggcagccatctggcaacggaaagccatcgtccttctctcCAACGTCATTGGCTTCTACCTCGGGCTTCTTCTTCTACTCCCATTTCTTGGAGCTGTCGGTGAAGAAACGCTTTGTGAGGGAGTAGTCCTTATACATGTGTTTgatggggaaggcgtggtttgggcatggcccctcgagcagcttGTCGAAGTGATCGGGGGTGCCCTCGGCCGGTGTTCGACTGGCTTTTTGCTCGGCGGCAGCCATGAGCAAGCCCCCACGCCCTTTccagttcttcttcttattcGAACGGTTAGAGGGGCCTTCATTGGCGTCCTCATCTCGCTTCGCCTTGCCTCTAGAGCGATCAAAAattgctccaaccgcctcctctctGGAAGAGTGGCTGGTCATgatgtcgaggagttccttggtagtccatgggcccttacatcccaaCTTATGGACCAGGGGCTCGTAGGTGGTCCCTGATAGGAAGGCTCCGATGATGTCGACATCGACGACAttggggagctcgttgcactgccgggagaagcgtcAGATGTACTCACGAAGAGTCTCTCCTGACTTCTATTATTTAGTTCTTTAAGTCCTAGGGATTCCTAGGGCACGCGTAAGTGCTCtggaagttccccatgaagatttGTTTTAGGTCCCCCCAACTCTGAACgcagttgggcggaaggtgctccagccatgttcgCGCCGAGTCAGCCAAGAAcagagggagattgcggatgacaAAGTCATCACTGACCGCACCGCCGGCCCGGTAGGCGAGCCggtagtcctcgagccacaagccgaggtttgtttccctagagtattttcaGGATGTTAGTCAGTGGGCGGGAGCGCTGCCTCGAGGATATGCCAACCGAAGGCCTGGGGCCTCGTTGGTTCAGGGCTATGACTCCGGTCCTCCTCGTAGTCATAGCGTCTACCCTATCGAGGGTGGTAACCATAGCTAGCCCCTTTCCCCGCATTGCTATGGGTACACaggcgggcgtcgagggtgtcgcgcgCATTACGGTTGCGGTCGAGATGTTCCAGCACCAAAACCATGATGCGTGGCCTGCCGCCGtgcggtgcctggtggactgatgcatccttgtCGGGTCacactgagggcgtgcgctggctagcatcgagctcccatcgccgagacagcgagctctcggcctgctgcgcagccacacgctcgagcagcgtgcgaatctcatggtgggcccaacGATCCTCAGGCGTCGTAGGCCCCAGAAGCCCCCTGAGCAAGGCTGCCGTAGaaagtgatgttctggcttgcctaggcGAAGTGTCATCCTCGACAATCTTTcggttcatgtcatgggccatggcgcatGTGCGCCCCCTgtctccgtggcgctcgatctcgcGATCGAGCTCCACGCGTTATTGCTCGAGCAGGAGTCAcgcttcctcaagctctaggtGCCGGGCCTTCAACTGCTCCACCCGTAGGCAGGGTGGGGctcctgcatccccctcgacctcatcatcgaggtcgttCGTTGGGAtagcctcctcctcgtggatgctttcgacatgtccctcaggggtacctatcatgaagcattcacaAGAGGGGTGATAGCTGCTCCTCTACAAGGTAGTCATGAAAAGATTCCAtgacgtgttcgatcacccccatgaacttgTCGTTCACGGGGGATGGAATCATCCGTTGCGTCACAAGGTGGCCAATAGTCTCTACGGCGTTACGGAGACCGAACAGGAGCACTGTCGGggtgctctggatgaggtattctagggagagcggctctcacCCGGTAAGCTgcgccatgacattggcgaatgaGAAGATGAGGTGGCGCATTCCCTCTCgggatggttggggtcctaggaagatgCCGAGCTGATGCTCCaacctcccgtagtcgaagtTGAGGAGCTGGCCGCTCCTGGGGGCGCAGGCCTCCGACGCACGCAGCCGCAGCTCCTCGAGCGCCTCGGTGATCAcgtcgaggccggtggagtggagggGTTGAACAACGACGGGCGCCCACGCCAGCTCTACCTccgccgtgatgatgaagtctaggtccccaaagcgcacgtgtgcgcctaggacccaACTGAtacgtgactagccatccgaggcctggtgttgatgtcgaGATGCACAAAAGTACCTCTACCTGGCATAccagttgtcggtgtttcgaacaaccGTCTAGTAAATTTGTAAACTGCGCATCTGACCTGGATGTTGTGCTAAgcggacacaaggattatactggatCGGGCCGAatgttcctacgtccagttttgggttgctcgtgttaccagcactgcgtttgtagtagggggttacaaactagcgagagagggaggagctcccaagtctctgtggTTCGATTGCTTGATCTATCGGTCGATTGATCTCTCTCTCTGAACGGTgctctgccttcccttttatagaccaaggggagagaACCGGATACTAGAGACCAAGAGAAGGGaagaggaaaaaagaaagagaaataaggctcccagGGTGTGCCGTCCTCCTCTTTGCGGGGGTCCCACAGACcctgtagatcgtggtggcagcggcgttgcaCCGGGGTCCTATTGGCTATTGCAGCATACGTGCGGGCGTCGTACGctgttcttgtcttccatcccatccgagcggacggaatggtcaaagggtcccctgacAGAGGCCATACGAGGGGCTGGCGAtacagtgccagtcaactgacgCTGGTCGACTGACGTTGGCcggtggtcaggcagggagttggcagcacagtgctggCCTGTTGACGTGGTGGGCGATGTGAGTCTCCGAGCATGGCCTGATGCGACTGCTAGTCGCATCAGGACGCACCTGAGACGTGCTCCCGGGCGCGCGCCTCCACGCTGTAGTGGTTGAAACGGTTCGGGTCCCATCCTGAGGCCACTGCTTTTATCCGGTAGCAAATTCGACCCCTAGGGAACGGGCGAGACGAAAATCTCGCCCTGGGGGCTAGGTGAGACGTAATccgaccctcgggggtcggacgagacggagccctccCCGGGGGATCGGATGAGTCGAAGCCCGCGCCCTGGGGTCGGAGGAGTcggagcccacgccttggggtcgaacgaggcggaaacctcgtcctcggagtCGGAGCCCACGCCTTGGGTCGAACGAGAcggaaacctcgtcctcggagtcggacgaggcgtggcccgacccctgggggtcggacgaggccacAGTTGCGTCCTTAACCATCGATGAGTCGACGTAACACTCATTAATCTTTTGGTTCGGATATCCGGATATAGATATCCGACGTATGCTtactctagagagtcattctcaTCTTCTATTTTTTCTAGCGAAAAAATTAGAATATAAGATGGTTATATTTGGATGATCATTTAGATAAGCTGTTGAACGGTAGTTTTTCACCCAAATCTCTAGTCGCTCGGAGATGTTCTAATCACTACAGTGTCCTACGACTATGACAAACAACGGCAACTCATAATGGTATGTAGCAAATTATGACGATAATATCATGTTATCAAACTTTCATCATAGGTACCACTCGCACAGAATAGCTCACAGCCTCATACTAGTTATGCCATCTCCAATAAATTTTAAATAATTTCGTGAATTATTATAGTTCAAATGTGAGGTTTAAAATACCAAACTTTTAACAAAGCTCCTACTTATATGACTAGACATGCCAACTTTGCTCGGAGTACCTCTGCATTGGTTAAGTCATCGGTAATGTTTTTGATACAATTTCATGATGGTCCGACTGTAGACCTAGTGATGTGTCATACGGCAGGGAATATTTCAGCATATTCCAAACTCATCGTACGATCTAGCGTGGTCAGGGGAGGCCGGCGGATCATCCGGTTATGTCTGCGTCTTTGCCTTTTATCATATTATAAAAGATGTCCCAGGTCTACGTGCCACTAAACAGTTCGAACGCACTTATACGTTATGAcactttacttttttttttgtttcctaaGTCATTTCGTCCACTTTTTTATCTAACGGTGTCAATATGTGCTGGAAAAAGTCCCAAATGCCCTGACCTCGCTTCTTCACCGTGCGCTTCGTTCATCTGCGATAGCACCTCGTGCATCTACGACAGTGGTTGAGAGGCGGCCAGCCGGCCGGGCTCACGGCCGTGGGGCTGCAGCGCCCGCGCCCGCGACCTGTGCACACGCGGTTGCCTTGTCGAGCGCCCCGGCAGAGCATGCCTGCTCGCCCGGGCTGCCGCCTCATGCGCCCCAGCTGAGCTCACCGCGAccgctgtctcctgtgcctggcgGAGCTCGTCACAGCCACGGTCTCCTGCACCCCGGTTGAACTCGTCCCGCCCTCAGCGTTCTGCTCCTGAGCCGGGCGCCTACTTCAAGGGCTCGACGAGTCCGCCACCATCTGCGCCCGCCGTCGACCAGCCACCATCAACGCCCGCCGCCGACCAGCCACCATCCGCGCTCATCGTCGGTGGCAGCTGGCTCGATGGGGCACGGACTTCGTGGTGGAGTTCGCCGGCGACAAGAGGTGCGTGGTGCGGGCGCTAGTCGAGTGTGTTCCCTGGCGCGGACGCAAGGCGCCGCCGCAACGACCTCGATAGAGCCCGGGATGGTGCCCCGTAGGACACCAGGCAACTCTCCCTAGACTCCACACCCTGACGTTGTCACCCTGCGCCGGAACGCGTCGCACACGGCGCCACCACCCCGCCGCACGTAGCCACGTCCGCCACCGTGTCCCGCGACGTCGCTGGCTCCTGCGCCAGCGCGgcctcgcccgcccgcccgcccgcggtGATCTCCATCGCTAGCGCTGGCGGAATCGAGTAGGGCCGCCACCGCAGAAATAGCCGCGGCCTCATCCGCGGCGGCCCTCAGCGGCGGCGCTGTCCTGACCCATGTCCATGGCTGGTTCAGTCAGCGGCGCGACCGGATCCACGTGCAAGTCAGCCCCCAGCGACAAGCGCGCgaccgaggaggaggacgaggagtcgGCGGTGGGTGACGGAGACGGGGACGATGGAGCACCTCGGACCAGGCCGCAGCCGCGGGCCTCCTCTCGAGCTCGAGCTAGGCGGCGGCGGCCTCCGCGCTATCATTCGCGGCCGGGGCGGCCGTGCCACTGCTCGTGGCGTGGTTCAGTCACGAGATACAGGGCGCGGGGTGGCGGTGGTCGTGGCTCATGCGGCTCTCTGCTGCGGCTTGCCACCGTCTTCCTCGTGCGGCTGCCAGAGCTCTGCTCGAGCACGGCCAGGTGGGTGAGCTCCCCTGACCGGCATGTGGGCGAGCTCCTGATCCCGGCCACCGTCGGCCCTCCTCCGCCCCGCCCCGGCCGGATCTGGAGGtctaccgccgccgccgtccatcCTCCACCCCGCGACGATGCCCTCCCCGGCTCCGGGATGCCTGCGGGCGGCCCTGTTCCATGGCGCGGTTCCCCGGCACATGGCCTGCTCCTCGGCGCGTGCCCTAGCCCCGCGCCCCTCTCTGGCTAGCTAGTCACCATCGGCGCATGGGCGAGCTTCCctgactgtgggggtattaacccctatacccttacggctaggcttgggccggcccggaccagggggtctagcccactagaagacgacgcgcggcccggccaatctgttcggagtctcgcgcaaggaatcaaggcagatttggagatcaagcaagatcctggtcggttagaataggaatc harbors:
- the LOC136537194 gene encoding uncharacterized protein produces the protein MKRLTKILMDGGSGLNIMYIETLDAMGIDRSCIRSNRAPFHGIVPGKQAIPIGQIDLLVTFENPSDYRTETLTFEIVRFPSVYHAILGRPCYTKFMAIPNYTYLKLKMLGP